The Colias croceus chromosome 2, ilColCroc2.1 region ACAAACTTGTTTTATTGACATTTTACATTGAATACCTTACAGGTTATTTTACTCAAATTGCATTGATATTCatgatacatattatcatatataAGTCTGTAATTCTTTAAATTCcattcattttttatgtagTTTTATCAATATGTTTTCATCCTGAATATATTTATGCAccagctgttccccgcggttttacccgcattgctccgctcctattggtcttagcgtgatgatagcctATACTAAGCCTATAGGCTTCCTCGATaagtgggctatctaacacccaaagaatattttaaatcggaccagtagttcccgagattagcgcattcaaacaaacaaacttttcggctttataatattagtatagattagtatagaATTATAGATTGTAAGAAATAtgagaatgtaaataaaaagtatattatgtgaacTTGCCTCCACCGCAGAAAACttaatagtatattatttattatctgtggacTGTGGTAGTATTAACACATATCTACTTACTCATCACTAACACATAATGGTGGaattacatcaaacgaacattaTTTcatgatcttttagtgtaaactgTAAACAAAAACTCGTCAACTTTTTcgaaaaataaaggttttattactttatacgACTTTTTtggttaatattaaattgcatGGTCAGATATCATTTACAAACTTAATGATATATCTTTTACAGATCTGGGATACAGCTGGCCAAGAAAGATTCAAGTCCCTCAGGACACCTTTCTACAGGGGCACAGATATATGCATATTGGCATATGCAATAGATGATAGAAGTTcgtttaacaatataaaaacttGGTTGAACGAATTCTTGCACTATGCTGGAGTTAAGAATGGCATTGAGAAATTCCCTTTTGTTGTGGTTGGTAATAAGGTAAGCCATTTGATTTTTGATATAACAtaattcatgcaaaatttaaCCCACATAGAAGTGATAGTTTTCAGTTAGTAACAGTCCTTTAaaccttgttttttttttaattcatattcaCTGACTTTTTTGTTCTTTAATTTGGATTAAACAATTGGCTAAGTGTGAGttgacagtttttttttaagttatacttcttttggcgcgatggagaaaaatgatgagagtgaatttttacgatgcgcacGCACACCGaaacctaaatttaacagcatgaagttagttctaggtggtatgaaaatttataactatgttcaagttgtatattctagtattttttccatacgtcaaagaagtataacttctaacgcgtgtacaaattaaaaaaaagagtgtgtgtactcaTGTAACACACTCTTTACACTGTACTGTACACACActccttttattaactttttgtttattgttgcCTTGCCAGTTATGATGTTTTGTTTCACcaaataatcatattttataataattacagtCAGATGTATCGTCAAAAGACAGGGAGGTATCGTACGAACAGTTGAAGCAGTGGTgtgaacaaaacaaaattggAACCTACATAGAGACTTCGGCGAAAACTGACAATAATGTTGTGGAAGCATTCTCTTTGGCTGTTCAAAGGTAAATAGTGCTTTAAGTTATTCATATGCGGTACTCATAGTATATTTAGTAGGTATGCTGCtgtattcataaaaatgtgTTCAAATTTAACTTATGTACaattatacaataacaaatatttaatataatatttcataaatttttcaGAAAATCAAGTCTTGCAGTTGCAGTATCAAAATTATATCAGACTCCAAGCgcttaattcaataaaaaacatattttttacatcttattacttatactaaaataagtaggtaatagcTGTGGTAATAGTCAAcatcttttaatatttcagaTGGGCTAATTTAGAAGAGAAAGCGGAGAAAGAACTACGCATGTTACACCATCCCGATACGGTGACACTACACGGTTCGAACACGAACAGCGGCTTCCGAGCGACTTGCTGCTCTCGGTTCATGGACGTATGAACCATTTTCCCATAGCACATATTGTACCATAAAGTTGAAACAGATTACATATCATGAGGTATTGACGTACAACCATAGAGAAACCATAGTTTTGTAATATGTCAAAGTGACATTGACAGcttttgcaaaaaaaacaataagaaaaacaaaaaaatgtaatgcaataatattcttaattttaatttaaactttaaagtatTGAGATTTTCAGTGACGTCTAAAATTTCGAAATTACTAAAACATGTATGTTGGCGAAATGAAatggtaagttaaaaaaatctgttcaaatataaattttctgtgcatatgaAATAATGGAGACAACAGCATCAGCATTTCAGCTGATAAGATAAGAAAATTATCActggaatatttttattcatttaatctCTTAGCAAATGCATTTACTGCAATGAAAATCTAAGTCTTATGAATATCTTTGTATTGCAAATATAACTTGTAGTGTTCACAGATTActtcattttattgtattttattgttatttacgtTTGCAAAGgttttataggtaggtattttacGTCGCACATTCCAGAATGTATTTCTATAGTTTAtgaaattacttataaagtaAATTGAAACTCTTATTTCTATGTATTGTAATTATGGATTTCTCCAATTATATCGGAGTCAAAGggttttaaatctttttagtatttattttcacattgtaacaaatattttaaaacattttaaacgtCGTATATTTGATCACATCTTGTAATGGTTAGTGGTaatgaaaaattgtaaatttaaactAAGTGCCTAGTTTCatctttttttgtatgtttgtttggacgcgattaacaaaatcatttcACTGTTggatatgtaatatgtatgtgatCCCTAAGtgatatatatgtatgtaacaCCGGGGAAAGCCGGGACGAACctgctagtattaaataaatagttaccaCAAGAAATGAGGTGTGCAACagtgcacaaaaatatataatttgcacAAATGAATGCAGGATTTGTTAATGGCCTTATACTTGCTTCAAATCTACCTCTGTGATGTGGTATATTGCTCAATTTTTAGCACgcatcatattttttacataaaataataaaaacaggaTATGCTGGTCGAAGTAAGTaaggttttataaaattgagaaCGGTAAGAAAGGAAATTTTTGTAAGAAAGTGTCTAAGTGTATAGTTTTGTTAAAGTTATAggcatttaaatttcattttaaattatattttattttattgtattttttttaacttcctTTGTATGATTTAAATGGCTGTATTCTtgaatttttgtttcattgaATAATCGATGTGtactaaaaattaagtaataagtttattttaatattcaattacaTACTAATTAACTAAATGTTTTTACTTATTGCAATGTAGTTGATAGTTATTTGCGATCTGTATATAATGGTATTATAACTTTGTACCGGTTATTCTATTGTTTTGGTACTTAGTCTCGAAATATATGCATTTATATGTGTATACCAAGAAGGTGTAtacgaaaataattttacagtacTGAATAAGTTTTTGTATATCTATCTCTTTCTAACGCATAAATGACTTTTAGAGTGAGCAGGATATTATATGTGTGCGCACTATTTTGTTAGTTCTATGGCAGTACGGATAAATAAGAATGCTATCTTTCTCGCTCGAATGTAAGGTATTTGACTTGGTAGAAAGAGACAGACTGCTTTTAATCTCTTTCTAACGCATAAATGGCCTTTAGAGTAAACAGGATAGTATACTATGTGCACGTACAAGCAGTTTTGTTAGTTCGATGGCAGAACGGAAAAATAAGAATGCTATCTTTCTCGCTCGAATGGAAGGTATTTTAACGTGGTAGAAAGAGACAGACTccttttttatgaatatgaaGAATTGATTGAAATTATCTTGAAATAATTGACTAATCGTGTAACTTCCGAGAGAAAATTATTGGATAATTGAGTCTACACCATAATTATTAACGTAATAATCTCCCTTTCATATAAGAtcagaataaaattaattcttgAAAATTTGGTTGTTATAATGATAAAAACTAGAATTTAAGGAAATTATTGTAATCTTGCACATGGGCTTTAATGTAATGTAGTACATCACTcagtatttataatgaattcatgtttagtaaaattatatttgcttATTATTTGTTGGCAACTGCTTAAATTTTAtcgcataatatatttatgatagCGTATgtttgtagtttattattgacttaattttttacttGTGTGTTATTTCGCATTTTAGTCGCACCTTTAtagtgcatttacatcaagaGTAACATAGTACATCATTTCGTGATCTTTCAGTcgaaacgaaaactcgtatgcAGTATTAGTaaattgcatagaatctttttgAACGCACTTAGAacaagaatgctctacgcccgCGCCTGtttacaataaagaatttgacatagtggggttagaatggaCATTCGCTCgcttgatgtaaatgcaccttTAGATTTTACGAAGTtgttgaaaatttatataattgttttaatgttaaatatgtTTGATTTGTTCGAAGGTTAGTGTTGCACATGTTTAGGCtataattattctttaaattGGTTGTGGCAGTTTCTTAATTGTAAGAGAAAATCATGTATTGTTCATTAAAAggaaatttttgtttgtttacttaATACTAGTGCACTGTAGGTTTACGTGGAAAAAAAGTCATTCCATGTAATACAAGTATATAATATGGACCAAACATATaggaaaataatattccaattattataaacccataaatcaattattccaaaaataatacatttttagaaCTGTGTACAGGTAGAACCAATCTTTAAGGCAGTTCAGAAGTTAGAAGAATAAGTTTGTGCAATGTGACACATTATAGTTTACGGCTCTATAAAGGTCGGTGCTATCTGTATTCTGTACctagattttttaaggttCAAAAACGTGTATTTCTGTCCATCCCAAACATCTAGCTCTCATAATCTCACGCACAATATTctgtttttattgtatgtacaGTTTTCATACTCTTGTCGTAACTTCCTGCCAATTTCCTACCGTCATCACGCGTGATTGACATACGTCCACTGACCTCTATAACTATACTACccgtatatattatattactctaTGAACTATACGCTGGACTGGCTATCCCATACAAAATGACAGCTATTTGCTGTGCCGATTCAAAGCGCCCCCGGTGAAAGTTCTGAGAACTAATAAGATTACAAATTTCGTCGCTTCATTTTGTTTACACAGGTTTAACCTCTGGATAATCTGAGTCTGAATCAAAAATAGTGTCGGTAATATTTCTATCATTGTAGTCGATATCAGAAAAGTTTTTATCGATAATAAACCATTTGTTTTACATCACAAGTATTAGTTCCATTCCCCTTCACTGGCCTCACTGTTGCCGTCAGCGCCAAAATGGCGATTTTCAAATAGGCACAAAAAATGACAGCAGTAGCCTGTCCAGCTTAGCTGTCCAGCGTATAGTTATAGAGGTCAGTGCATACGTCACACATAAACCGGCTACTCACCTACctgcagcaggggcaatttTAGAATTGGACCCTTAATTGACTCCTTAataattgtgatgtgtataggcaagcaggggcaattAAGAGAACGTGAGTAGCCGGCCATACATCATATAGCCGAACTTATTATAAACACTGttgtaggtataatttttatgttttatcacTTCTAGCGAACAtgtagaatataaaatatatttatttggccGCGTAGCAGCACATAATGCACTTATCTCTTAAGTTTGAAGTTTAAGCTGTGATGTTTATAACCTGTAATGAGGatcagaataaaaaatatttaatttatttttgttttgttcatTGCCCCCTTGATAGTCGTGTGAGGGCATTTTCGCCAAAATGTCTACAATCCAATTCACGGGATGTCCCACACataaaaattgcaataaactcaggattttatgatttagaagtgttgaattaattttaaattgtttaggATGACTTAAGAtttcttgttttaattttactatatGAGAAAATTAAACCAAAGTTCCAAAATTTAATCCTGAAAACTGACATCTTAAGGATTGCAGTACTGTCCCCTTTTCGAAATGTGatctttatttaacaatttctcaGCAATTTCgctatttattacttactgcaaacgtttaaattattgtaattttgttgtagTTTTCAAGTGTAATAAactcataatacattttaatacaattatattattttaaattagttttaatcGTGTCCCCTTGGTATCTGTTAACTGGACATGTCCTGCACCGTTACCGTAAATGCTCAATAATTTCGTTCAGTTTTTGTTCTACCTtccacaatttttttatacaaatagcAACACCAAATCGAACACGAGCTATGTCATAAGCAATTTGAAGTGTCAGACATTTTAGCGTTCATTTATGACAGTGTTGTGAGCGGTAACGGTCATTTTGCAAAGTTTTCACCTCATACTGAGGGGTAAATGTTTCACGATTCTAGAACgattttgtaatgttaatgttaaaaCAAAGGTAGTTTCACATGGTGACATTATTTGTGgttttatatagattaaagATATTCAATTATCTTAACATATATTCAGTTAATGATTAAAAATCTAAGAAAAGATGTGCGACCGTTACGTCCTTTTCGTTACCAAATGGCTGGTAACGTATTAGCTGGACCAAAAAAGTAACGAATAGGACAGCGTAAACATATGGATACACTGAGAGAATTTTTAGTACTATAAAATTGCTCTGCTTATTAGCCACCTGCCAAATTTAACTTGAGGTTTATAAATTTGCTTTTGttctgaatttaaatttaaaacaaattgcaTGTCAACTTTGAGATAAATATGCTAGCTACAAAACTACATCAAGTAAGAGCTTTAAGTAGTCATTCTTAATTAGTCCCAGTATGTCCTCAACTTTACTATGTCAGGACCGTTACTGATTGGTCAGATATACGTGACTGTCCCCTGAAATATTGAAGAGTTTTGatagtttttctttattttgtgaaaaaaaaataatatttttttatataatttagaaaCAAATGCACTCTCAAGTACTGATTGGTATTGTAATTCTAGATTTGCCCCtagttatttcattaataaaataaaagttaagtaTTGCAATTTCGTAAAAGTAACGGTCATGACAATTTGTTACAAGTtacaataagtaattatttcgtttttaactAGAGTTTATGTTCATTTGCTAGACAAGACAATTATTAAGCTACTACATGCCAAAAAAACCCAATTCTaactttagttttatttcaaaagcaAAATATTCTTAGGTAACATTCTGGACCAAAAAACGTGCCTAAGTTACTATTTTTCactatttcatataaaatcggggtttaaaataaaattcaaaaacattcttagtaaaatttaataaatctattaCTCTAATAAACCAACAATTACCcaaaatacttaaaacaatattctGTAGCATATTTTGAGAGGTGGTaccaattgaaaaaaaaatgcccgTGAACGATAAATtacatgaaaattattttgaaaattatagcTATAAAGGTTATAAAACCTGCGTGACTCATTCGTAAGCTATTACACAAGTGCTacctgcgttaaaaacaaccgacttcaaacttgcacttgcaacatttagggtcaactcacaccaaaagagcggcgaagcgcggcgaagcggagcgcagtttccgtgtcatatgaattttaactttattttcattactataatacttattatcgcactagcttccgcccgcgactccgtccgcgcagatgtcggtcttcgcgtggatggtttatttctccattttgagtaactctgacaatgatatcttataaatatctattggacgcaaatacggctaggcctatattaatacgcaacgtgtgttcgcggttctacagaacaacgtctatggataaaactgaaaaattaagattaatttttttctacgtattttttcaggataaaaagtatcctattttacgcccaggataataaggtataattataccaagtttcatcgaaatcgaaccgttagttttaacgtgatgcctgaacatacagacagacagacagacaaaaatttttttaaacacatatttgggtttggtatcgatccagtaacacccactggtatttattttttcaatattttcaatgtacagaattgacccttctacagatttattatatgtatagatgagaAGCTCGAACGAGTCGCGCTGATGCCCGCGGCgttttggtgtgagttgacccttacaaatacagataaaaatgctcataaaataaaaactactgggcctatccgaataaaatttttatgggaccaattcgacaccttcccgcatcgaacaaaaaaagaatcacgtaaatcggttcagaaacctcggggtaatcggtgtacatacataaaaaaaacataccggccgaattgataacctcctccttttttttgaagtcggttaataataatatgctcGAGAAATTGCTCTAGTCCTAGAGTACACCCaccctttaaaaaaaaccttataaaATGGTTGGTTTATCAACAGTTATTTATAACGGCGTAGTTGCGCTtcgcagtttcacccgcgtagctccgctcctgttggtcttagcgtaatgatataatatagcctatagccttcctcgacagattaatgggctatctaacaccgaaagaatttttcaaatcggaccagtagatattgagattagcgcgttcaaacaaacaaactcttcagctttataatatgagtatagACTATCGTCTATCTATAGATTCGTACTTCGTTTGTAAATCAATTGTAAATCAACTATGCCCATTCTGAatcattttaatacttatattatgagAGAATTATTAGTGCGGTGAATCTAAGTTATATTCaagtatctaataatattcTGACCATGAAGTAAGTAGAAACCACATGAGTGTCACGGATAAATTCGATACCTCTACAAGATTTTCATCTGGAATAGGTTACTAGtctaaagaaaatatagacTGGGTCTTCGCATAGCTATTGTTCCCAGATTCCTGCGataaaaactatataataCGACCTATATTTACGGGTCTTAGAGCCGGCGCAGATAAGGCGAAGCGCAGCGCGACACATTTTTCATTGTTAAACTATTATCGACAGACGACATTGTCCTCAttgaaataacattaaaaaaaacgacaGCGCGCTACTTTTCGCGTGTGACGCTTCGATGCTCCCCGAAAtaaattgttgttattttattctaatgaGATCAATTTCGATAATAGTTTAACAATGAAAAATGCGCCGCGCTGTTCTTCGCCTTATCTGCGCCGGCCCTCATACTATTTTTGTACCTTTATCCAAATCGatttagtaaataaagtaCACGAAGAGACAGACAgcgttactttcgcatttataatgtaaGTAGTTCTCCTACTGGTAGTttcagtataaaaaataaaacaaaataattacccagaacaatttttaataaatataatatttacttacaataCGCATACAT contains the following coding sequences:
- the LOC123701967 gene encoding ras-related protein Rab-9B; the protein is MGEENDHFGRTANKNVLLKIVILGDGGVGKSCLMSRFISNHFDDHNFHTIGVEFMNKVVEVNGKPYTLQIWDTAGQERFKSLRTPFYRGTDICILAYAIDDRSSFNNIKTWLNEFLHYAGVKNGIEKFPFVVVGNKSDVSSKDREVSYEQLKQWCEQNKIGTYIETSAKTDNNVVEAFSLAVQRWANLEEKAEKELRMLHHPDTVTLHGSNTNSGFRATCCSRFMDV